CCTTGCCCAGCACCACCTTCCCCGCGTAGTGGTCGATCAGCGCCTTGATGCCGCGGACGTCGCGCACCCTGGCCGGGCGGATCTCCATCCGATCACTCACATTAGGTGAGCCTAACCAAAATCACCCCGAGTGCGGTCTCCGGCGGCCGTGGTGTTGACCACCACCGCAGCCGCCGTGCCGCACACCGACCCCCGTGCGCAGCGCGGACGGGGTCGGGCTCAGGAAGGGTCGCGGTGGCCGGACGTTAGGCTCAGGGCATGCCAGCCGAGCAGAAGCACCGCCGAGTCGCCATGGTCACGCTCGGTTGCGCCCGCAACGAAGTCGACTCCGAAGAACTCGCCGGGACCCTGCACGACCGCGGGTGGGACCTCGTCGACGCCGAGGACGCAGCCGACGTGGTGGTCGTCAACACCTGCGGCTTCGTCGAGTCGGCCAAGAAGGACTCCGTCGACACCCTGCTCGCCGCCTCCGACACCGGCGCGAAGGTCGTCGCCGTGGGGTGCATGGCCGAGCGCTACGGCGCCGAGCTCGCCGAGCACCTGCCGGAGGCGGCCGCGGTGCTCGGCTTCGACCACTACGGCCAGCTCGCCGAGCGCCTCGACGACGTCCTCGCGGGCAAGACCATCCCCGCGCACCAGCCGCGGGACCGCCGGAAGATGCTGCCGATCACCCCCGTCGCCCGTCCCGCCGCGGCCGCCGAGGTGTCGGTGCCCGGGCACGGCTGGGTGCCCGCCGCGCGGTCGGTGGCGCGCCGCCGGCTCGACGACTCGCCCGTCGCCGCGCTGAAGCTGGCCTCCGGTTGCGACCGGCGCTGCTCGTTCTGCGCCATCCCCTCCTTCCGCGGCTCCTTCCTGTCCCGGAAGCCGGAGGAGGTGCTGGGCGAGGCGGTGTGGCTGGCCGAGCACGGCGCCAAGGAGCTGTTCCTGGTCAGCGAGAACTCCACCTCCTACGGCAAGGACCTCGCCGACCCGCGCGCCCTGGAGACGCTGCTGCCGCGGCTGGCCGAGGTCGAGGGTGTCGAGCGCGTCCGCGTCTCCTACCTCCAGCCCGCCGAGACCCGGCCCGGTCTGGTGCGCACCATCGCCACCACCCCGGGCGTCGCGCCCTACTTCGACCTGTCGTTCCAGCACTCCAGCGAGCCGGTGCTGCGGCGGATGCGCCGGTTCGGCTCCACCGAGTCCTTCCTGCAGCTGATCGAGCAGATCCGCGAGCTGGCGCCCGAGGCGGGCATCCGCAGCAACTTCATCGTCGGGTTCCCCGGGGAGACCGAGGAGGACTTCGCCGAGCTGCAGGACTTCCTGACCCGCGCTCGGCTGGACGCCGTCGGCGTCTTCGGCTACTCCGACGAGGACGGCACCGAGGCGGCCGGGTTCGCCGACAAGGTGGACCCGGACACCGTCGACGAGCGCGTCGAGGAGCTGTCCGACCTGGTCGACGAGCTGATCGCGCAGCGTGCCGAGGACCGCGTCGGCACCGAGGTGCGGGTCCTGGTGGAGCGGGTCGACGACGGGGAGGTCGTCGGCCGTGCCGACCACCAGGGGCCGGAGGTGGACGGGGAGTGCATCGTCGCTGATCCTGGAGAGGTCGGCGTGGGTGACGT
This region of Saccharopolyspora hordei genomic DNA includes:
- the rimO gene encoding 30S ribosomal protein S12 methylthiotransferase RimO, which codes for MPAEQKHRRVAMVTLGCARNEVDSEELAGTLHDRGWDLVDAEDAADVVVVNTCGFVESAKKDSVDTLLAASDTGAKVVAVGCMAERYGAELAEHLPEAAAVLGFDHYGQLAERLDDVLAGKTIPAHQPRDRRKMLPITPVARPAAAAEVSVPGHGWVPAARSVARRRLDDSPVAALKLASGCDRRCSFCAIPSFRGSFLSRKPEEVLGEAVWLAEHGAKELFLVSENSTSYGKDLADPRALETLLPRLAEVEGVERVRVSYLQPAETRPGLVRTIATTPGVAPYFDLSFQHSSEPVLRRMRRFGSTESFLQLIEQIRELAPEAGIRSNFIVGFPGETEEDFAELQDFLTRARLDAVGVFGYSDEDGTEAAGFADKVDPDTVDERVEELSDLVDELIAQRAEDRVGTEVRVLVERVDDGEVVGRADHQGPEVDGECIVADPGEVGVGDVLHCRVEASEGVDLVVRPVDGTPAEDRSGEQP